The following coding sequences are from one Bradyrhizobium sp. 200 window:
- a CDS encoding alpha/beta fold hydrolase — MSTSGDYQIFQAGDVLLQSGAVFRSLRLAYKTYGMLNARKDNVIVYPTSFSAQHTDTEWLVQRGGILDSDRFFIVIPNLFGNGLSSSPSNSEVTPFPPISYHDAVAVQRRLLVEQFGISTIALVYGWSMGGMQAYHWAACHPDMVERAAIVCGSARCSPYNHVFLEGVKAALTADPAFRDGRFVARPAAGLRAMGRVYAGWAMSHAYYRDEVWRDYGFSSLEDYLTRSWDEAFSRRDANDLLAQIGIWQRGDISQCPEFGGDMVRALAAIKARVLLMPGQTDRYFDVRDNEDEIGRLVNAKSAELHPIPSIHGHRAGNPVNNSVDRAFINAEISALLRS; from the coding sequence ATGTCGACCAGCGGTGACTACCAGATCTTCCAGGCGGGAGACGTTTTGCTGCAGTCGGGCGCCGTGTTCCGCTCGCTGCGTCTTGCCTACAAGACCTATGGCATGCTGAACGCGCGCAAGGACAACGTGATTGTCTATCCTACGTCCTTCAGCGCGCAGCACACCGACACGGAATGGCTGGTGCAGCGCGGCGGCATCCTGGATTCCGATCGCTTCTTCATCGTCATTCCGAACCTGTTCGGCAACGGCCTGTCCTCGTCGCCATCCAATTCGGAGGTGACGCCGTTTCCGCCCATCAGCTATCACGACGCGGTGGCGGTGCAGCGCCGCCTTCTGGTCGAGCAGTTCGGGATTTCGACGATCGCGCTGGTCTACGGCTGGTCCATGGGCGGCATGCAGGCATATCACTGGGCGGCGTGCCATCCTGACATGGTGGAGCGGGCGGCCATTGTCTGCGGCAGCGCCAGATGCTCGCCCTATAATCACGTCTTCCTCGAGGGCGTGAAGGCCGCGCTCACTGCCGATCCCGCCTTCAGGGACGGTCGTTTCGTCGCCAGGCCTGCCGCCGGCTTGCGCGCCATGGGGCGCGTCTATGCCGGATGGGCGATGTCGCACGCCTACTACCGGGACGAGGTGTGGCGCGATTACGGCTTCAGCTCGCTGGAAGATTATCTGACGCGTTCCTGGGATGAAGCCTTCTCGCGGCGTGATGCCAACGATCTGCTGGCGCAGATCGGCATCTGGCAGCGCGGCGATATCAGCCAATGTCCGGAGTTCGGCGGAGACATGGTCCGCGCGCTTGCGGCGATAAAGGCGCGGGTTCTGCTGATGCCGGGGCAGACGGACCGTTATTTCGATGTCCGTGATAACGAGGATGAGATTGGCCGGCTGGTCAACGCGAAGTCGGCCGAACTCCATCCGATTCCCTCGATCCACGGACACCGCGCCGGAAATCCGGTCAACAATTCCGTGGATCGCGCGTTCATCAACGCCGAAATATCGGCGCTGCTGCGAAGTTGA
- a CDS encoding FAD-binding oxidoreductase, with protein MHTSNVRWPDSLWAAMTPSGPELPELTGAQQADVIVIGGGFTGLSTALHLREAGVDVAIVEAAEPGWGASGRNNGQVIPTLSRPDPEDIVAKHGEAGERFVGMLRDSASYLFDVTRRYNIDAEGEQAGWVQPVHSPGRIKIAERRVRQWSKFGAPVELLSREQTRDMLGSDAWFGGFWNRSGGHINPLALARSLARTVLGLGARIYARSPAESFERRNDRWVVKTAKGEISGRALVVATNAYSGEFSRSLVPDIAQEVMPVLSWQMATQPLSDNVRKTIIPGRQAMSDTHGELYFARYDARNRLVTGGAVLGPGNKVERIKARVTERLQRLWPQIGEVSFDYVWNGYVGMTTDFLPRIHKLGPNAYGWTGCNGRAVALTIPLGNELAKAVRGVPENELALPFTEPVPIVAHGILRKLAPLMLLVYRRRDAREMA; from the coding sequence ATGCATACGAGCAACGTCCGCTGGCCCGATTCCCTGTGGGCCGCGATGACGCCATCGGGGCCTGAATTGCCCGAACTGACCGGCGCGCAGCAGGCGGACGTGATCGTGATCGGCGGCGGCTTTACCGGCCTTTCCACCGCGCTGCATCTGCGCGAGGCCGGCGTCGATGTCGCCATCGTCGAGGCCGCGGAGCCGGGATGGGGCGCTTCGGGGCGCAACAATGGCCAGGTGATCCCGACGCTGTCGCGGCCCGATCCGGAGGATATCGTTGCAAAGCACGGCGAGGCGGGAGAACGTTTTGTCGGCATGCTGCGCGACAGTGCTTCCTATCTGTTCGACGTGACAAGGCGATACAACATCGACGCCGAGGGGGAACAGGCCGGATGGGTTCAGCCGGTGCATTCGCCGGGCCGCATCAAGATCGCCGAACGGCGCGTGCGGCAATGGTCGAAATTCGGTGCGCCGGTCGAGTTGCTGTCTCGCGAACAGACGCGCGACATGCTCGGCTCCGACGCATGGTTCGGCGGTTTCTGGAACAGGAGCGGCGGCCACATCAATCCGCTCGCGCTGGCGCGCAGCCTCGCGCGCACCGTGCTCGGCCTCGGCGCGCGCATCTACGCGCGCTCGCCGGCCGAAAGCTTCGAGCGTCGCAACGACCGCTGGGTGGTGAAGACCGCGAAGGGAGAAATTTCCGGTCGCGCGCTTGTCGTGGCGACCAATGCCTATAGCGGCGAGTTCTCCAGATCGCTGGTGCCTGATATCGCGCAAGAGGTGATGCCGGTGCTGTCCTGGCAGATGGCGACGCAGCCGCTGTCGGATAATGTCCGTAAGACCATCATCCCCGGCCGGCAGGCGATGTCGGATACCCATGGCGAGCTTTACTTTGCACGTTATGACGCGCGCAATCGGCTGGTCACCGGCGGCGCCGTGCTCGGCCCCGGCAATAAGGTGGAGCGGATCAAGGCGCGTGTCACCGAGCGGCTGCAGCGGCTGTGGCCGCAGATCGGCGAGGTCTCGTTTGATTATGTCTGGAATGGCTATGTCGGCATGACCACCGATTTCCTGCCGCGCATCCACAAGCTCGGTCCCAACGCCTATGGCTGGACCGGCTGCAACGGCCGCGCCGTGGCACTGACGATCCCGCTCGGCAATGAACTTGCAAAGGCCGTCCGCGGCGTGCCGGAAAACGAGCTGGCGCTGCCGTTCACCGAGCCGGTGCCGATCGTCGCCCACGGCATCCTGCGCAAGCTGGCGCCGCTGATGCTGCTCGTCTATCGCCGCCGTGACGCGAGGGAAATGGCGTGA
- a CDS encoding ABC transporter permease, with translation MRILGLAGRRLAASIPTLILILIGVFLLLQFAPGDTVDAMMAQMGGGDAATAKELRKFYGLDLSIPAQLGNYLWRLVRLDLGFSSIYGKPVASVILERLPPTILLMTASLSFAFFFGLVFGVIAARGVNRWPDTLISTLGLIFYATPSFWFGLMAIVVFSVYLQWLPPGGFEDIGTVRTGIWRIFDIASHLVLPTLTLGLIFLAIYLRIMRASMLEVLNLDYVRTAHAKGLDETRVVTRHVLRNALLPMVTLIGLQAGTMLGGSVVVESVFSLPGLGRLAYESVVQRDLNTLLGIVFVSALLVITVNFVVDLIYARLDPRITAG, from the coding sequence ATGCGCATCCTCGGCCTTGCGGGGCGGCGGCTCGCCGCCTCGATCCCGACCCTTATCCTGATCCTCATCGGCGTGTTCCTGCTGCTGCAGTTCGCGCCGGGCGACACCGTTGACGCCATGATGGCGCAGATGGGCGGCGGCGATGCCGCGACCGCGAAGGAGCTACGCAAATTCTACGGGCTCGACCTCTCGATCCCGGCGCAGCTCGGCAATTATCTCTGGCGGCTGGTGCGGCTCGATCTCGGCTTCTCCTCGATCTACGGCAAGCCGGTGGCGTCGGTCATTCTGGAGCGGCTGCCACCGACGATCCTTTTGATGACCGCGTCGCTGTCGTTTGCATTCTTCTTCGGGCTCGTGTTTGGCGTGATCGCCGCCCGCGGCGTCAACCGCTGGCCTGATACGCTGATCTCTACCCTTGGCCTGATCTTCTATGCGACGCCCTCGTTCTGGTTCGGACTGATGGCGATCGTGGTGTTCTCGGTTTACCTGCAATGGCTGCCGCCCGGCGGCTTCGAGGACATCGGCACGGTGCGAACCGGGATCTGGCGCATATTCGATATTGCGAGCCACCTGGTGCTACCGACGCTCACGCTGGGGCTGATCTTTCTCGCGATCTACCTGCGCATCATGCGCGCCTCGATGCTGGAGGTGCTGAACCTCGACTACGTCCGGACCGCGCACGCCAAAGGCCTCGATGAGACCCGGGTGGTGACGCGGCATGTGTTGCGCAACGCACTGCTGCCGATGGTGACGCTGATCGGGCTGCAGGCCGGCACCATGCTGGGCGGATCGGTCGTGGTCGAAAGCGTATTCTCGCTGCCGGGCCTCGGGCGTCTCGCCTATGAATCGGTGGTGCAGCGCGACCTCAACACGCTGCTCGGCATCGTGTTCGTCTCCGCGCTGCTCGTGATCACGGTCAACTTCGTGGTCGACCTTATCTATGCACGGCTCGATCCGCGCATTACGGCGGGTTAG
- a CDS encoding ABC transporter substrate-binding protein, with amino-acid sequence MDLTRLEINRRTALLTSAAIAANVINPMRAFAQETPRKGGVFNVHYGAEQRQLNPSIQASTGVYIIGGKIQENLVDLDANGQPVGVLAESWEATPDGKTVTFKLRKGITWHDGKPFTSADVEFTAMNMWKKILNYGSTLQLFLTAVETPDAETAIFKYERPMPLNLLLRALPDLGYVSAKHLYESGDIRQNPTNLAPVGTGPFKFVKYERGQYIIADRNENYWRPNAPYLDRIVWRVITDRSAAAAQMEAGELHYAPFSSLTLSDMARLGKDKRFVVATKGNEGNARTNTLEFNFRRKELSDIKVRRAIAHAINVPFFIDNFLGDFAKLGTGPIPSTSTDFYPGANTPQYPYDKAKAAALLDEAGFKAGRGGTRFSLKLLPAPWGEDISLWSTFIQQSLGEIGIPVEIVRNDGGGFLKQVYDEHAFDIATGWHQYRNDPAVSTTVWYRSGQPKGAPWTNQWGWEDKAVDKTIDDAATEVDPAKRKALYAQFVKEVNTELPIWMPIEQIFLTTITAKARNHSNTPRWGSTSWHDLWLSA; translated from the coding sequence ATGGATTTGACGCGCCTTGAGATCAATCGCCGCACCGCGCTGCTGACGTCGGCGGCCATCGCGGCCAACGTGATCAATCCGATGCGGGCCTTTGCGCAGGAAACGCCGCGCAAGGGCGGCGTGTTCAACGTCCATTACGGCGCCGAGCAGCGCCAGCTCAACCCGAGCATCCAGGCTTCCACCGGCGTCTACATCATCGGCGGCAAGATCCAGGAAAACCTCGTCGATCTCGACGCCAACGGCCAGCCGGTCGGCGTGCTCGCCGAAAGCTGGGAAGCCACGCCCGACGGCAAGACCGTGACGTTCAAGCTGCGCAAGGGCATCACCTGGCACGACGGCAAGCCGTTCACCTCGGCCGACGTCGAATTCACCGCCATGAACATGTGGAAGAAGATCCTCAATTACGGATCGACGCTGCAGCTCTTTTTGACCGCGGTCGAGACGCCGGACGCAGAGACCGCGATCTTCAAGTATGAGCGGCCGATGCCGCTGAATCTTTTGCTGCGCGCCCTGCCCGACCTCGGCTATGTCTCGGCCAAGCATCTCTATGAGAGCGGCGATATCCGCCAGAACCCGACCAACCTCGCCCCCGTCGGCACCGGCCCGTTCAAGTTCGTCAAATATGAACGCGGGCAATACATCATCGCCGACCGAAATGAAAATTACTGGCGCCCCAACGCCCCCTATCTCGATCGCATCGTCTGGCGCGTGATCACCGATCGCTCGGCGGCTGCGGCGCAGATGGAGGCCGGAGAACTGCACTACGCGCCCTTCTCCAGCCTGACGCTTTCGGACATGGCGCGGCTCGGCAAGGACAAGCGCTTCGTCGTCGCCACCAAGGGCAATGAAGGTAATGCCCGCACCAATACGCTGGAGTTCAACTTCCGCCGCAAGGAATTGTCCGACATCAAGGTTCGCCGCGCGATTGCGCATGCGATCAATGTGCCGTTCTTCATCGACAACTTCCTCGGCGATTTCGCCAAGCTCGGCACCGGGCCGATCCCCTCGACCTCGACCGATTTCTATCCGGGCGCGAACACGCCGCAATACCCTTACGACAAGGCCAAGGCGGCGGCGCTGCTGGACGAAGCCGGCTTCAAGGCAGGCCGCGGCGGCACGCGCTTCTCGCTGAAGCTGTTGCCCGCCCCCTGGGGCGAGGACATCTCGCTGTGGTCGACCTTCATCCAGCAATCGCTCGGCGAGATCGGCATTCCCGTCGAGATCGTGCGCAACGATGGCGGCGGCTTCCTCAAGCAGGTCTATGACGAGCATGCCTTCGACATCGCCACCGGCTGGCACCAGTATCGCAACGATCCCGCCGTCTCGACCACGGTCTGGTATCGCTCGGGCCAGCCGAAGGGCGCGCCCTGGACCAACCAGTGGGGCTGGGAAGACAAGGCGGTCGACAAGACCATCGACGACGCCGCAACCGAAGTCGATCCGGCCAAGCGTAAGGCGCTGTATGCCCAGTTCGTCAAGGAGGTGAACACGGAGCTGCCAATCTGGATGCCGATCGAGCAGATCTTCCTCACCACAATCACAGCGAAAGCGCGCAACCATTCCAATACCCCGCGCTGGGGTTCGACGAGCTGGCACGATCTTTGGCTTTCGGCTTAG
- a CDS encoding ABC transporter ATP-binding protein codes for MSDKETILSLDRLSVRLPRGADRTHALRDVSLKIASNEILCVVGESGSGKSMTANAVMRLLPNEVTIDSGRLMFEGRNLCAASVAEMREVRGAGIAMIFQEPMTALNPLRTIGDQIAEMFSIHTELSNAEINARVLALLADVRIPDPKVAAKAYPHELSGGQRQRAMIAMALALDPKLLIADEPTTALDVTTQAQILKLIRDLQQRRRTAVMFITHDFGVVAEIADRVVVMQHGVIVEQGTASDVLHHPQHAYTKQLIAAVPPLKAPPPRALAADNILTITDVSKTYRTGGFLGRGARVTPAVKNVSLNLPRGATLGIVGESGSGKSTLARCIVRLIDPDTGSIMLDGNDWAKMTRENARRETRHIQMVFQDPFASLNPRRKAAELVAQGPIVHGTPRAQAIADAKELFSLVGLDPSSADRYPHEFSGGQRQRIGLARALALKPDVLVADEPVSALDVSVQAQVLKLLAELRHRLGLSIVFITHDLRVAAQICDLVAVMKDGEVVEHGLAGEVFGNPRHPYTRALLDSIPGGEFAREHATEAV; via the coding sequence ATGAGCGACAAAGAGACTATCCTCTCGCTGGATCGCCTGAGCGTCCGCCTGCCCCGCGGCGCAGATCGGACGCATGCGCTCAGGGATGTCTCGCTGAAAATCGCCTCCAACGAAATCCTCTGCGTGGTCGGCGAGTCCGGCTCCGGCAAGTCGATGACGGCGAATGCCGTCATGCGGCTGTTGCCCAATGAAGTGACGATCGACAGCGGGCGGTTGATGTTCGAGGGCCGCAATCTCTGCGCGGCGTCGGTCGCCGAAATGCGCGAGGTGCGCGGCGCCGGCATTGCCATGATCTTCCAGGAGCCGATGACGGCGCTCAATCCGCTGCGCACCATCGGCGACCAGATCGCCGAGATGTTTTCGATCCATACCGAATTGTCGAATGCCGAGATCAACGCGCGAGTCCTCGCTCTTTTGGCGGACGTGCGGATTCCCGACCCGAAGGTGGCGGCAAAAGCCTATCCGCATGAGCTATCCGGCGGGCAGCGCCAGCGCGCCATGATCGCGATGGCGCTGGCGCTCGATCCGAAACTCCTGATTGCCGACGAGCCGACGACGGCGCTCGACGTCACGACGCAGGCGCAGATATTAAAACTGATCCGCGACCTGCAGCAACGCCGCAGGACCGCGGTCATGTTCATCACCCATGATTTCGGCGTGGTGGCAGAGATCGCCGATCGCGTGGTGGTGATGCAGCATGGCGTCATCGTCGAACAGGGCACGGCTTCCGACGTGCTGCACCATCCGCAGCATGCCTACACAAAACAGCTTATCGCTGCCGTCCCGCCGCTGAAGGCGCCGCCACCGCGCGCGCTGGCGGCCGATAATATCCTGACGATCACGGATGTTTCGAAAACCTATCGCACCGGCGGTTTTCTCGGGCGCGGCGCGCGGGTGACGCCGGCCGTGAAAAACGTGTCGCTCAACCTGCCGCGTGGCGCGACGCTCGGCATCGTCGGCGAATCCGGCTCCGGCAAATCGACGCTGGCGCGCTGCATCGTGCGGTTGATCGATCCGGACACGGGCTCGATCATGCTCGATGGCAACGACTGGGCGAAGATGACGCGCGAAAACGCTCGCCGCGAGACGCGGCATATCCAGATGGTGTTTCAGGACCCGTTCGCCTCGCTCAATCCGCGCCGCAAGGCGGCCGAACTGGTGGCGCAAGGGCCGATCGTGCACGGCACCCCGCGCGCGCAGGCGATCGCGGATGCTAAGGAACTGTTTTCGCTGGTCGGGCTCGATCCATCCTCCGCCGACCGCTACCCGCACGAATTCTCCGGCGGCCAGCGGCAGCGCATCGGCTTGGCACGGGCGCTGGCGCTGAAGCCGGACGTGCTGGTCGCGGATGAGCCGGTGTCGGCGCTCGATGTTTCCGTGCAGGCGCAGGTGCTGAAGCTGCTCGCCGAGTTACGTCACCGGCTCGGGCTTTCCATCGTCTTCATCACACATGACCTGCGGGTCGCCGCGCAGATCTGCGACCTCGTGGCTGTCATGAAAGACGGTGAAGTGGTGGAACACGGGCTGGCGGGTGAAGTGTTCGGCAACCCGCGGCATCCGTATACGCGGGCGCTGCTCGACTCCATCCCGGGCGGGGAATTTGCGAGGGAGCATGCGACGGAAGCAGTGTAG
- a CDS encoding ABC transporter permease, whose translation MDAVKRYFRSPAAVAGLILLLVVIAMAISAGFLYPRDPLALAGRPLIWPFSNPRFLLGTDNSGRDIAAQIFYGARISLLIGGVATAIAILIGILVGAFAGYYGGWVDNVLMRITEAFQTLPNFVLLLVLVAVFGSTLTTVTIAVGVVSWPAPARLTRAEFLSLRNREFVQAGRTLGMKNIQLIFGEILPNALPPVIVYASVVMAVAILLESALAFLRLSDPNVASWGNLIGLGRDVLRVQWYVSAIPGIAILVTVLAVSLVGQGLNDALNPRLKGR comes from the coding sequence ATGGACGCCGTCAAGCGCTATTTCCGAAGCCCCGCCGCGGTCGCCGGTCTGATCCTGCTATTGGTCGTGATCGCGATGGCGATCTCGGCCGGCTTTCTCTATCCGCGCGATCCGCTGGCGCTCGCCGGCCGCCCCCTGATCTGGCCGTTTTCCAATCCGCGCTTCCTGCTCGGCACCGACAATTCCGGGCGCGATATCGCCGCGCAGATCTTCTATGGCGCGCGGATATCGCTTTTGATCGGCGGCGTCGCCACCGCGATTGCGATCCTGATCGGCATCCTCGTCGGCGCCTTCGCCGGCTATTACGGCGGCTGGGTCGACAATGTCTTGATGCGGATCACCGAGGCGTTCCAGACGCTGCCGAACTTCGTGCTGCTGCTGGTGCTGGTCGCGGTGTTCGGCTCGACGCTGACCACCGTCACCATCGCCGTCGGCGTGGTGTCGTGGCCGGCGCCGGCGCGGCTGACTCGCGCGGAGTTCTTGTCCTTGCGCAACCGCGAATTCGTCCAGGCCGGCCGGACGCTGGGAATGAAGAACATCCAGCTCATCTTTGGCGAGATCCTGCCCAATGCGCTGCCGCCCGTCATCGTTTATGCCAGCGTGGTAATGGCGGTCGCGATCCTGCTTGAAAGCGCGCTCGCGTTCCTGCGGCTGTCCGATCCCAACGTGGCGTCGTGGGGCAACCTGATTGGCCTCGGCCGCGACGTGCTGCGCGTGCAGTGGTACGTCTCGGCGATCCCCGGCATCGCCATCCTCGTCACCGTGCTCGCGGTGTCGCTGGTCGGCCAGGGGCTCAACGACGCGCTCAATCCGAGGCTGAAGGGGCGATGA
- a CDS encoding TetR/AcrR family transcriptional regulator translates to MAKSKTDREGDAAAARRGRPRSVETTNAILESAYTLMATTGLAATSIDAVARHSNVSKMTIYKWWPSREALLIDAFLNQASLMLPISGTGQPAARFRRHAAAYAEALQGEFGRVQLAVISECISNTGSAEIFYERYLDHRRTALVELIAAGQRDGSIGAGGTPADLYDAIYGSLFYRYIFGIKPISPAHARNLVDTILMIRDY, encoded by the coding sequence ATGGCGAAGAGCAAGACCGATCGCGAGGGTGATGCGGCGGCGGCCCGCCGCGGTCGCCCTCGTTCCGTCGAGACGACGAATGCCATTCTCGAAAGCGCCTACACGCTGATGGCGACCACGGGTCTCGCCGCCACCAGCATTGATGCGGTTGCGCGGCACTCGAATGTGTCGAAGATGACCATCTACAAATGGTGGCCGTCGAGAGAGGCCTTGCTAATCGATGCGTTTCTCAACCAGGCCTCACTGATGCTGCCGATATCCGGCACCGGACAACCGGCCGCCCGCTTCAGACGTCACGCCGCAGCCTACGCCGAAGCGCTGCAGGGAGAGTTCGGCCGGGTGCAACTCGCGGTCATTTCGGAATGCATCTCGAACACCGGGTCAGCCGAGATCTTCTACGAGCGGTATCTCGACCATCGCAGGACGGCACTGGTCGAACTTATCGCCGCCGGCCAGCGAGACGGCAGCATCGGCGCCGGCGGAACACCGGCAGACCTCTATGACGCGATATATGGCAGCCTGTTCTACCGCTATATCTTCGGGATCAAGCCGATTTCGCCGGCGCACGCCCGCAATCTCGTCGACACGATCCTGATGATCAGGGACTATTGA
- a CDS encoding VOC family protein, translating to MALKNVIGIDHAVVMVKDLDKAAENYKRLGFTVSPRGTHSAHMGSGNYTIMFDPDYMELLGVLRPTEHNEPARAFLEKSGEGIERIAFTAVDSAAGAQEILARGYIPVGPTDFERPVTMPDGTESAARFRTFQWPTVEAPAGVRIFACQHKTRETVWIPELMKHANGARRLKQVLMVAPEPAKEAAHLSKLIDREVRNESDGAIAVPSGGDRADFVFLTKDQLGKRYPGVSLAGLPERGGAGLVIVADVAAAQKALGAVGVKSAGGVVVPPAEGNGTMLAFVGA from the coding sequence GTGGCACTCAAAAACGTCATCGGAATCGATCACGCCGTGGTCATGGTGAAGGATCTCGACAAGGCGGCCGAGAACTACAAGCGGCTGGGCTTCACCGTGTCGCCGCGCGGCACCCACAGCGCGCATATGGGATCGGGCAACTACACCATCATGTTCGATCCTGATTACATGGAGTTGCTCGGCGTGCTCAGGCCGACGGAACATAATGAGCCGGCGCGGGCATTCCTTGAAAAGAGCGGCGAAGGTATCGAGCGTATCGCCTTCACCGCCGTGGATTCCGCTGCGGGCGCACAAGAAATTCTCGCGCGCGGTTATATCCCCGTTGGCCCCACCGATTTCGAGCGGCCGGTGACGATGCCTGACGGGACCGAGTCCGCGGCCAGGTTCCGGACCTTTCAGTGGCCGACGGTGGAAGCACCGGCCGGCGTGCGTATCTTCGCCTGCCAGCACAAGACGCGCGAGACCGTGTGGATTCCCGAACTGATGAAGCACGCCAACGGCGCCAGGCGACTGAAGCAGGTGCTGATGGTCGCGCCGGAGCCGGCCAAGGAAGCCGCGCATCTGTCGAAGCTGATCGACCGCGAGGTACGCAACGAATCCGATGGTGCGATCGCGGTGCCCTCTGGCGGGGATCGCGCAGACTTCGTGTTCCTGACCAAGGACCAACTCGGCAAGCGCTATCCCGGCGTGTCGCTGGCCGGCCTGCCCGAACGCGGCGGCGCGGGGCTTGTGATCGTGGCCGATGTCGCGGCGGCGCAGAAGGCGCTCGGCGCTGTCGGCGTGAAGAGCGCAGGCGGCGTTGTGGTGCCGCCGGCTGAGGGTAACGGCACGATGCTGGCGTTCGTCGGGGCATAG
- a CDS encoding fatty acid desaturase, with the protein MSTAITATGEKPLNSAALRELSARSDLQGIVRALSHYGAIGIFGTLIWLASSTHGIAWTLPLIVVQGYFVAFLFMVVHETAHKTAFRSRALNLAFGHLSSFAIGLPYEYYCLFHWDHHRYTQDPERDPELLVGPIPASDTQLAFAYTGLRQVAFRLGLMLRHAFTGNASAPWIPEGKRHIVVREARLYVAFYAALLLASLALHTALLLWVWLVPLIVGQLFLRPYLYAEHTGCERTRSAFQNTRTTYTGMVMRWFAWNMPYHVEHHAYPSIPFHALPKLNRIVADQIVFRGQGYRAVTRETWAWFRRAGRGAAGGVNSP; encoded by the coding sequence ATGAGCACTGCCATCACTGCAACGGGCGAGAAGCCGCTGAATTCGGCGGCGCTCCGCGAGCTATCGGCGCGATCGGACCTTCAAGGCATTGTTCGCGCGCTCAGCCACTACGGCGCCATCGGCATTTTCGGTACGCTGATCTGGCTGGCGTCCTCGACCCATGGCATCGCCTGGACGTTGCCGCTCATCGTCGTGCAGGGTTACTTCGTCGCCTTCCTGTTCATGGTTGTGCACGAGACCGCCCACAAGACGGCGTTTCGGAGCCGTGCGCTCAATCTCGCATTCGGTCATCTGTCTTCATTCGCGATCGGACTGCCTTACGAATATTATTGCCTGTTCCACTGGGACCACCATCGCTATACGCAGGATCCGGAGCGGGATCCGGAACTGCTTGTTGGCCCCATCCCCGCATCGGATACGCAACTCGCGTTCGCCTATACCGGTCTTCGGCAGGTCGCCTTCCGCCTGGGGCTGATGCTTCGCCATGCCTTTACCGGCAACGCCTCCGCTCCCTGGATTCCGGAAGGCAAGCGCCACATCGTCGTGAGGGAAGCGCGGCTCTATGTCGCCTTCTATGCAGCGCTGCTGCTCGCCTCGCTCGCACTGCATACAGCGCTTCTGCTCTGGGTCTGGCTCGTTCCGCTGATCGTCGGCCAGTTGTTCCTGCGTCCGTATCTTTATGCCGAGCACACCGGCTGTGAACGGACGCGCAGCGCCTTCCAGAACACCCGCACCACCTATACCGGCATGGTCATGAGATGGTTTGCATGGAACATGCCCTATCACGTAGAGCATCACGCATACCCTTCGATCCCATTCCATGCACTGCCGAAGTTGAATCGGATCGTTGCGGACCAGATCGTTTTTCGGGGGCAGGGTTACCGGGCCGTGACGCGCGAGACATGGGCCTGGTTCCGCCGTGCGGGACGGGGCGCTGCCGGCGGCGTCAATAGTCCCTGA